The following are from one region of the Ignavibacteria bacterium genome:
- a CDS encoding acyl-CoA dehydrogenase, which translates to MLDFTFTEEQKMLRDVARKFTDNEVRPFAAMIDEKEELPFEIIKKAAELGFLGVAFPEEYNGGGFGEIGYCILLEEISRGCNSTAVTIGGHESLGAMAIYLCGNEEQKQKYLKPLAEGKFLAAFALTEPNAGSDVSSMKTIAAEDGNYFFLDGNKTFITNGNIADVLVVFAVTDTSKGIKGITAFIVEKNWNGFRAGKPEKKMGIRGSHTTDLFFENLKVPKENILGNIGDGFKIAMQTLDSARVSLSAQCLGSAKEMLALSIKHANERKQFGKPIAEQQAIQFMLAEMASEIYQVESILYRTAWMIDNHIPFSRESAMCKLVATEVVCKVADRAMQIHGGMGYMREYPIERLYRDARVNRIFEGTNEIQHLVIAKDVLKNGI; encoded by the coding sequence ATGCTCGATTTCACTTTCACTGAAGAACAAAAAATGCTGCGCGACGTTGCACGAAAATTTACCGACAACGAAGTGCGACCGTTCGCGGCAATGATTGACGAGAAAGAAGAATTGCCTTTCGAAATAATAAAGAAAGCCGCAGAACTTGGTTTTCTCGGCGTAGCATTTCCCGAAGAATATAACGGCGGCGGCTTTGGTGAAATCGGCTACTGCATTTTACTCGAAGAAATTTCTCGCGGATGTAATTCCACAGCAGTAACCATTGGTGGACACGAATCACTTGGCGCAATGGCAATTTATCTTTGCGGCAACGAAGAACAAAAGCAAAAATATTTGAAACCGCTTGCAGAAGGAAAATTTCTTGCTGCATTTGCACTCACCGAACCAAACGCCGGCTCCGATGTTTCTTCGATGAAAACAATTGCAGCGGAAGATGGAAATTATTTTTTTCTCGATGGAAATAAAACATTCATCACCAACGGAAATATTGCTGATGTGCTTGTTGTCTTCGCAGTAACAGATACATCGAAAGGAATAAAAGGTATTACAGCATTTATTGTTGAAAAAAATTGGAATGGATTTCGTGCGGGAAAACCGGAAAAGAAAATGGGAATTCGCGGCTCGCACACAACGGATTTATTTTTTGAAAATCTCAAAGTTCCGAAAGAAAACATTTTGGGAAATATTGGCGATGGATTCAAAATTGCAATGCAAACACTTGATTCAGCGCGTGTGAGTTTGTCTGCGCAGTGTCTTGGCTCTGCAAAAGAAATGCTTGCATTGAGTATCAAACACGCAAACGAACGCAAACAGTTTGGCAAACCGATTGCAGAACAACAAGCAATTCAATTTATGCTCGCGGAAATGGCTTCAGAAATTTATCAAGTGGAAAGTATTCTCTATCGCACGGCGTGGATGATTGATAATCACATTCCGTTTTCGCGCGAGTCGGCAATGTGCAAACTTGTTGCGACTGAAGTTGTGTGCAAAGTTGCGGATAGAGCAATGCAAATTCACGGCGGAATGGGTTATATGCGCGAGTATCCGATTGAACGATTGTATCGTGATGCGCGTGTCAATCGCATTTTTGAAGGAACAAATGAAATACAACATCTCGTGATAGCGAAAGATGTTTTGAAAAACGGAATTTAA